Within Diabrotica virgifera virgifera chromosome 7, PGI_DIABVI_V3a, the genomic segment GTTGTATGGTACGTTTCTTGTTTTCAAAAACTGCTCTGTTGTTACTTCCTCGAATTTGCCAAACTTTAACTTCTAATCTATAGGAAATGTGCAGCAAACATTCGAAAAACCTGATCCAGGCATGTAGAGTTGACAatccaaatttcaaattttcttGGACAACTTCCCTCTTTAATAGTTTTTCGATGTCATTCATTTGTTTGGGGGTTGCTTTACATATATAACATGTTTGTGAAGAAGCTGTTTCCGTTATTGCATTACACACTTTGCCGTCTATCATCGTCATCACACAAACATGAGAAACTGCAATTTCTTCACTATCCAGCATACCAATAGTGGGTTGAAGTTCTGAAATTTGATTTTCTATATATGATGTCTCCTGTACCGTCAGCTCTTTCGTTTCTTTCTTAAACTGAAAGCGTATAGGTCTACAAAATCGAGTTGACGATGGACGGGGATTTTGCCACACAATAATTTTATCTTGTCCAGGTTGCTCCGCATATAACTGTAATGGCACTATGGATGTAAGAAATAAATCGCCATCACCAAAACTATTATCGGAGAAAAGTTGCTTGTATTGTGAATGACCGGTGCTTCCATCGCATCCCCATTTCagcaacagtttcaaattctttagAAGTTCAGTTGATAATGAACGAAGAACTGGTTTTTGCAATTCTACTATCCGTTTAACTGTATGATCTAAGAGGTCCTGTAATAATATTTCTGCACATGACTCACTTACAGTTTGTCCTTCTTTTCGGGGATAGCAGCGTAATTTTGCTTCTCGAAGCTTGTGATAAGACGGATATATATCAGCAAAATGTTCTTTTGCTATTCGTCTGTGAACAAGATATGAATGTTTGGTATCTTTTGATTCAATCATTACTGATAGCGCTTCATCTGGGGTGAGTGGAATTATTTTTTTTGACTTCTGAGTTTTCTGCCAAGCTGTCCTAATTTTACCGGCTCGAGTCGGAGTCAAAAGTGCTTCAGAGACAAGTTTTGCGGCATCGTCTTTTCCTTCAGTCTTTAGTTTTCTCCTTGCAGCTAAAGTAAGCTCCTCGGTTTCGAACGTCGATGACAGCTTTGAAGTCTTTCGACGTTTTGATCTTACACTACTCGCAGAAAATTCTTTGCTTGGACGACCACGCCTACCTCCAGATGAAGTTCCTGGTTGTGGCTCAGCATTCGGATCAATTTCTAATCCAGTTTCTTCAAATACACATACACTTAACCACGCTGTATTATTTTTCACAAATCTATCCGTTTTTCTCCCACATTGATCAAGCTTTGCATAAACGACGTTGCAAAACTTTGAAGTGAAAATCCTCATTTTTAACATGGCGTCTgcatcattttcaattttgtagTGTCTCACCAAATACTTGAACAGATATTCTGTGCGACTGGAACGTTGTAACTTATCCTTTTCATACAAAACGTCAAACAGTTGCCTTCTGGTGACCATTTTCACTGTGAAAAATATAGAAAaacattacataaaaaaaattttttgaagacgCAAATGAAATAAGACTTACAACCACCATTACGAACAAACTTAACTATATTCTCTATCAAGGTAAATAAAGTAACGCAACAAGAAAATAGAAATTACTaggtgttacattttaaataacaaaataaaatgtgCTGTTATGGTTACAGAATACATTCGTTGGATATGGTTCATGCATATCGATAAGCAAAaccaaaatatctcaaaaaggcGCTTGAAGGCGCCtatcaaattttagtatgttattagGGAATGATCaagctatttttttaatattttttcaaagcCGGATCGGATCGGAAAATATGTTATATCTcaacataattttaaagtataatataaaattttcaataaaatcgaCTACATAGTAATTATATCTATATGTATACTAATTTAACTTTGATTCATAAGTATTTATATAACATGAAAATACATACCTTGAGAAAGTTTTCTGTACAATTAACCACTTGAGTCAGACACTTTATAACACACATTCACTAGTTGACATTTAGTAGTACACTAAATGAATGTTCGCAAAGAAATGATCCTAACACAAAAGTCTGGTTTTGAGAACCGATGGCTGCCGCAATATGCCTTCTACCTGCTTCAAATTCTAGGAAAACATTATTTATCTATTTCTCGGAGTACCTACAAATTCTGAAAGCCAGACTAATACTTTCATCGAAAACGTTCGATTACAACCAAATTGATATTCCACAGCAGTAGTTCCCTTCCAGTTATTCTCCAAGTTAACGAACCTAATTTACTTTTCCGCATAAGTGATCAGACTGAGATAAAAAGTTAACTGAGTTGCTAATTACAGCACTAAAGGTTGAATGAGTATTAAGTTTCACAGGGAATTTTGTAAACTTTTTATGATTTTGCCcgtttttaataaatattgtataaaataaatcaaactctcttgatatatatatatatatatatatatatatatatatatatatatatatatatatatatatatataacaggtatataatctttgctgaacagttaggaaacaaggttgaaatattggggtagcagcaatctcaaagaaaactctttataataattccaagctttcgataatgtttattatcatcttcagggaaaattatttgaggatgtagagcctagttgttaaatactgacataacaatgaaatAATTTTGTCTTGGTacatagtaaataatataaattaaagtaaaaactatataaaaacttataaaaatctgagtataaagtgataaaagctaaaatattttttaaaaaattatgtatgtctaattggcattttacaaaaagacattttgtaaaatgccaattagacatatggacaaaagacaaaatgttttgtcttttgtccatatctaatcttaataaatttacagttttctcctgaagaagtcaccaaatagtgacgaaatattgagacctagaacaaatagagttttatttcatctgaccgaattgccgttattcaaaaaatcactatatatatatatatatatatatatatatatatatatatatatatatatcggttttaaaacgttctcctacgtcttccgatgcctagtcgccattcacttcggtccatccaaaggtcttcatccaattctctttctctcatttctcggtttatgccttctctccaactaaggcggggtcttcctctttttcgtctaccatgaggggtccacgttaggatttgtttcgggagtcgttcttcggacattctttgtacgtgtccataccatctaagctgtttggtactaatgtcatctactattgtgtgtttcacattcattatttccctaattctgttgttggttaccttttctaatcttgattttcctgctgagcgcctccagaaatccatttctgttgcttcaagttttctcttgtatctttcttttatttgccatacttcactgctgtaagtgattatactcttaacaattgtattgtatattctatgtttgttgttgtttgatattgactggtcccacaggatgctattgagaagggtgattgcttttcttccctggttgtttctttcttctatcgtccggtctacaTTTTCTTattgtgtgatggtcatacccaggtatttatatgcgtcgcaatgtttaataatttcgccattccccagtgtaagatcctgctgtgtcccaccgatacacatatattcggtcttctttatgtttatttccaaaccaccttttttgtactcctctattaatttccttgtcatatattctatatcatcgtagtcttgcgctagtacaagttggtcgtctgcaaatgacaaagtgtatattgtattgttgttgatcggtaatcccatgtttttgcatttgcgtttccaaagttttagagtaAAACTCTAAAACTCTCTTGATAAAAACTATTAATACATACTATTAATAATCAGATTCATGTTACCAGATCCAAAGATGGCAGATGGACACAGAAAATTTTAGAATGGCGACCTAGACACGATGCTTATAGTAATCGAGGCCGTCCTCCAAAAATGCTGTCCGATGACATAAAGCGCAGCTAGCACAGGGTGTTGAAGATCGGATGCAATGGAATTACTTACGGGgggcctacgttcagcagtggactcaaAACGGCTAATGATGATTATTAATTATCAACCTACTGGCAATGAATACTACAAAATCATTATGATTATCACTAATGGTAaaggagcccaagcggggatttttgcagtaactcgagcgtgtcagattatcatatggggagaaacctggtaccctatagatatgtacctctaccatatattagctctaaacacaggggcgttcgttaagggggggccgaaaaaaaatctatccttagaaatactcgaaatcgtcagattaagttaaggtaagttaagtacatgcaaaacagtgtatatttcaaagatctgacgatttgggcggggcgtaacGAAATGGTTGAgccacaaagtttcacaagaaaaaagcgaatatttcgcgaagtaaacgatagatctaaaaactaaaaaatacgtgcttaatagggtgggtcgaaaaacaataatgtttcattttttaatcgctataccgcggaaaacttgccttcggggtatataagtaaaatgaaaagtaaaataaagttacatattgaacccccagctagcgcatcatacttaaaatttagttttttttttttcagaaatcaagacatttttcaattatttttacaatctttagccaatagtatttaaacgtgctatagtgaaaactgtttagttaatagtttaaaaaataggaaataaatttgaaacagacaatatcttttaatttgcggtagcgcaaaatactaaaaaattgttattcacatattagcaccttaaaagaagATGTGGTCTAgtgttgtgttgggtgttaataGCACAATCCATGGCACGTTAATAGCACAATCCATAATAGCCGCATCcatgtgagcggccgtggagtaacggcataatagctgacctcatacgccagtgtacgttgggttcgatccctgccaaagacaaaccattttcatttccaataatgacaccagccgtctcaccgtgcctcggagagtacgttaagccgtcggtccccctggcctagtgtacatcgacactagttacttgaaacagggttaaagatgtaattggcgctggaactatccgaaaggatctccccggcaaaaatgccatacgatattattattatagcacaatccattttttgttcttttactttacaccccatttaattggaatagaatTATTATAGCGTGTTTAAacttataaaggatataaataaaacaacttataatattaataacatgtttaattgaaacaaaaaagaaaccaaattgtagccaaacaatgtcaacaaattaaatgaaattttgactttaggaagtcttttactcattatttctgagtgggtacgttgaagctgcgcttgctgtcaaactttggcatcgaagctctggatgctacggcagatcttatgaaaccatctcgtGCCTAACCACTACGAGGACTAGTTAATCGCAATCTTTTGAATAAAGATGAATAGTATCTTCTAGACATAAGTTGTGCGATAAAGTCAGGCAACTGCCCTGTGAACTTATTTGTTCGAGAACCGGGTCCACTTTTCCACTCTCGATAGTTGACTACAGCTAACAGAGTTTTGAGACTGTATGTAAGTGTGGAAACGTTTTCAGTTGAACATAAATTGTTAGTAtccttcatttttaaatcatacatgCCTGTATGGTTCAAAATAAAGTACAGCAAATACATAACAGATGGACTAGAACACGTTTTTGAGGCTATCAAATCAACCAGATTTCTACCAGAGAATTTGATTAAAGTATTTGATACTGTAATCGAAAGAAATGCATTTTTCCCACCCAGAAAATTTACTACTGAGGATGATAGTGGATGAAAGGAAACACGTAAGAGAATTAGGATTTCGAAGAATAATCAAAGCTTCATACGACTGACTCTACTGAATTTTTTGATTGGAACACCACTGAAATTACACCACCATCACTGTTAATACGGAGAGTCTCTGACGATGAAGTTTGGGCTAAAATCGCTGCTGATGAAACACCCGAGGATTGGAATTTTGGAAAATTTCCATGTCATACTCAAGCCGTGGAATGCTGCGTCAAGTTAGTGACTGAAGCATCTAAAAAAGTCGCCGGTGATAATGAGATTTCTTTCGCCATCTAAGTAatgagatggtttcataagatctgccgtaacatccagagcttcgatgccaaagttCGACAGCAGCGCAGCTTCAATgtacccactcagaaatagtgagtaaaagactctatctaaagtcaaaatttcacttaatttgttgacattttttggctacaatttggtttattttttgtttcaattaaacatgttattaaaattataagttgttttatttatatcctttataactttaaacacactataataattatattccaattaaatggagtgtaaagtaaaaatacaaaaaatggattgtgctaataacacccaacacaacatactagaccacaccttcttttaaggtgctaatatgtgaattttaacaatttttgagtattttgcgctaccgcaaattaaaagatattagctgtttcaaatttatttcccattttttaaactattaactaaacagttttcactatagcacgttcaaatattattggctaaagattgtaaaaataattgaaaaatgtcttgatttctgaaaaaaaaactaaattttaagtatgatgcgctagctgggggttcaatatataacttaattttaaaataaaaatgtattgtataccatttttattcagttgcaatgcgaaggcaaaacaatcttacttttcaattaggcaatccttccgatgaaggctccaataagagccgaaaatcacgattcaagggactggactgcactccttattctaattgaaaagtaagattgttttgccttcgcattgcaactgaataaaaatggtatacaatacatttttattttatagtcgtattactccgtagagtaactaggtgcatttttccgttggaactttaccagctgcagacgggggatgtgaattgcatagtgtagaattccttccctctcgtcttcactgcagcatccatttgacttgcaaattgtagaagtcttggaggtgtcaccaggaaagtgtaccaataagttttcaatttaaaaatcttttagtaatatttttaatattttcaatattaataatttactattaggattgaaaactacttcgtctttcaactttattttactttgaattttacttatataccccaaaggcaagttttccgcggtatagcgattaaaaaatgaaacattattgttcTTCGACCTATCCtagtgctcaatatttgtcaaaaatctatcgaatgataacaaagatgactccccacggagaggggtgggggataaatttaaattttaaatacgaatcccgcgatatttcgcgaaatgaacatcagatcgaaaaactgagaaatacacttattcaatatttgaaaaatctatagaatggcaccaaacacgaccccccacggagatggggtgggggttactttaaaattttaaatagtagcccccatttttattgcagattccgattccttacgtaaaaataagtaacttttatttgaaaaattttttcgagttatggataaatggcgctataatcggaaaaaacgattgttggaaatggaaaattaaattaaaaatggaaagtccccgctaaaatggaaaacattacttaactttttttggttttagaacctactctttacaacccaataggtccccaaag encodes:
- the LOC126888174 gene encoding uncharacterized protein LOC126888174; the encoded protein is MVTRRQLFDVLYEKDKLQRSSRTEYLFKYLVRHYKIENDADAMLKMRIFTSKFCNVVYAKLDQCGRKTDRFVKNNTAWLSVCVFEETGLEIDPNAEPQPGTSSGGRRGRPSKEFSASSVRSKRRKTSKLSSTFETEELTLAARRKLKTEGKDDAAKLVSEALLTPTRAGKIRTAWQKTQKSKKIIPLTPDEALSVMIESKDTKHSYLVHRRIAKEHFADIYPSYHKLREAKLRCYPRKEGQTVSESCAEILLQDLLDHTVKRIVELQKPVLRSLSTELLKNLKLLLKWGCDGSTGHSQYKQLFSDNSFGDGDLFLTSIVPLQLYAEQPGQDKIIVWQNPRPSSTRFCRPIRFQFKKETKELTVQETSYIENQISELQPTIGMLDSEEIAVSHVCVMTMIDGKVCNAITETASSQTCYICKATPKQMNDIEKLLKREVVQENLKFGLSTLHAWIRFFECLLHISYRLEVKVWQIRGSNNRAVFENKKRTIQQIFRDRTGLLVDIPKSGGSGTTNDGNTARRFFADPSLSSEITGIDKDVIMRFGIILRTLSCGYAIDVRAFEEYCLETAKLYVAKYSWYYMPSSVHKILLHGAIVIKEAILPIGQLSEEAQESRNKDLKSFREKHTRKISRISGNQDLLNRLLITSDPVISSLRQYPLRKSSNISSEVVSLLKAPSLESMEADSLRALQLNMESRQVSSSDEEDDSASDVDF